gtggtaaagttaactactatcaggactgtacttggattgatggtaaaagaagatttacatctggagcagttggatgtaaagactgcgtttcttcacagtgacctagatgaagaaatgaatcaatcacagggatttgaagtacgagggaaagagaaaatggtgtgcaaacttcagaagagcttgtatggtctcaaacaagcaagacagtggtacaagaagtttgatggtgtaatgaataatgatggttttctgaggtatcaggctgatcactgttgttatgtgaagcttgatggttattatatcatactactgatatatgtagatgatatgttgatagcaggagcttgtctggagcagattgataaactcgagaaagagttatcaaaggaatttgctttgaaggatttgggtgctgcaaagcaaatccttggaatggggATCCTTAGAGATCAGGTGAATGAAGTCTTGAAgcttgagaagattcctggaagcaagaatccagctgatatgctcacgaaggctgctatcattgaaaaactgaagttgtgtttgacttcagttggtctcctagactaacaaaggaggtatgagctgctgcactgatggtgtgaagacatgattgaaatcaagtcttcaagtgggagaattgttaggtaagattttatttaatgtggtgggacccacattaaataaaataataataaaatcttttcccacatcgattgattttaaaaattggacgagggaattagttataaatagagctcaattccttcagttattgtatcccaaaatcaaaagctttttagctttgataaatagagagtgcatagaaaaaaagagtgtatttttttcttgagtgcgggaattctcttgtgtgagttagagaaattattttctcggtatactcgggttgggagtgtgagaaatattgagtgtattggtgtatacacttgttgtaatatttcttccggttataaaagttgcagtgctccgtggacgtagcctatattgggtgaaccacgtaaatctttgtgttcttgttggttattttattccgcaagtttttgggtactattatcatcgtggtcggcatcgcttcgggggtgtaattccccaacaactggtatcagagccttgttgtgaaaattcttaagaattctgagtatgctctgtggttgcagctttgtctgatcttccacatcagaaaagattttttagactttttgctaaggctagagaagtgatggccggagatgatggatcgggaccgagtatcaacaagttcgacggtacagattttacgttctggcgactacaaattattgattatttgtatagcaagaagttgcatcaacctctatctggaaagaagccggaaaagatggaggatgatgactggaagcttcttgatcgacaagtgttaggtgtaatacgattgaccctaacgaagaacgtggcacataacgtggcggaggcaaaaacaacggaggagatgatgtccattttgtcggacatgtacgaaaagccatcggcaaataataaagtatatctcatgaaaaagttatttaacttgaagatgagagaagatgcatcggtggctaaacacatcaatgaattcaacacgattgtttcacagctgacatcggttgaaattaaatttgatgatgagattcgggcacttattcttttggcgtctttaccagacaattgggaaccaatgcgggcagcggttagtaactctgttggaaaaagaaagctacaattcaatgatgtcagagatcaaattcttgctgaagaagttcgcaggatggattctggtgaaggaacatcatcaagttctgctctaaatctcgagaatagaggaaggggcaggagtgacgaaaagagttttaaccaatggcatggtagatccaagtcgagaaacggaaaagacaaaagcaattttgaaaagaatgtgaagtgctggagctgtggtgagactggtcacttgaaaaagaattgcagatcaacaaagaacgacgctaatgttgttactgaggaggtacatgatgctctattactatccatggaaagctcggttgattcttgggttatggactcgggagcttcgtttcataccactggtaatcgtgatgtattcgataattacattgcgggagattacggaaaagttttcctggctgatggaaaacctttggaaattgttggtatgggtgatatccggatgaagatgacaaatggatctgtctggaaaatcaacaaagtaaggcatgtaccaaagttgacacacaatctgatttcagtaggacagcttgacgacgaaggtcataaggtgacctttggtgatggttcctggaaagtgaaaaagggagccatgattgttgctcgaggaaagaaaactggaacactttatatgacttccagtttgagaaataaattagcggctgtggatgctggagctaattcaagtctatggcatagtaggcttggggatacgagtgagaagggaatgaagatgcttgtttcaaacggaaagctaccggaattaaagatcgttgaaaacaagctgtgtgaagctgtattttttggaaagcagaaaaaggtgagcttttcaaaagaggttagagaaccgaaatcagcggatttggagctggcacatactgatatatgtggaccatctcctgtgacatcccttggagatcactcaagatattatggcactactgttgacgattcgagcaggaaattttgggtttattttgtgaaaataaatcggatgtttatgagacttttaaacagtgggagttagccatgaaagatgtgatggattcactgtcatccaatcacaagtgggagttgtcagaacttcctgaaagtaaaaaggttttacatagcaagtgggagtaccggttagaacatgacggtagcaagcggtacaaagaaatacttggtgtaaaaggtgaaaaggaagtcattggttacactgatattttctctctggtggtaaagttaactactatcaggactgtacttggattgatggtgaaagaagatttacatctggaaCAGTTTGATGTAAAGACGAGGTTTCTTCATGGAAagctagatgaagaaatgaatcaatcacagggatttgaagtacgagagaaagagaaaatggtgtgcaaacttcagaagagcttgtatggtctcaaacaagctccaagacagtggtacaagaagtttgatggtgtaatgaataatgatggttttctgaagtatcaggctgatcactgttgttatgtgaagcttggtggttattatatcatactactgatatatgtagatgatatgttgatagcaggagcttgtctggagAAGATTGATAcactcgagaaagagttatcaaaggaatttgctttgaaggatttggatgctgcaaaacaaatccttggaatgggAATCCTTAGAGATCGAGTGAATGAAGTCTTGAAGCTTGAGAAGATTCCTGAaagcaagaatccagctgatatgctcacgaaggctgttatcattggaaaactgaagttgttttttttaacttcagttggtctcctagactaacaaaggaggtatgagctgctgcaTTGATAATGTGAAGACATGATtaaaatcaagtcttcaagtgggagaattgttaggtgagattttaataaatgtggGTGGGGCccacatttattaaaatattaaaaataactttcatCCCACATCGGTTTTGTTAAGAACGTTgctggagggaattagttataaatagagctcaattccttcagttattgtatcccaaaatcaaaagctttttagctttgataaaaagagagtgcatagaaaaaaagagtgtatttttttcttgagtgcgggaattctctttgtgtgagttagagaaattattttctcggtatactcgggttgggagtgtgagaaatattgagtgtattggtgtatatacttgttgtaatatttctcctgttataaaagttgcagtgctccgtggacgtagccaatattgggtgaaccacgtaaatctttgtgttcttgttggttattttattccgcaattttttgggtactattatcatcgtggttggcatcgcttcgggggtgtaattccccaataTATATGTCAAATTTCCTTCAAATTAATTGTCTgtcgaattttttattttattttgttttgttcgTTTTTTTTGTTTGGATTGTGTTATTTAGAGTAGTTTTTTTTTCCCGAAGGATGGGAATCTGAGACGGATTTGTCCATATTCACAATGTGTCCATCCGGACAGGTCCAATACGGGTTGAAGCcgtataaaattaaattatttaattatatattaaaaaagtttaaaaattaataaatcattaaaattatttttcaaaatattatgatCGAGTATACGTTATtcaattcaataattaaaaaatataaatagataatatatacacatatatatatatatgtgtgtgtgtgtgtgtgtacacaCACCACGTCTTTTTCTCAGTATAGGTTCAGATGTTTATTGTCTACAATTCTACATTATACTGAACTTGGAACCATTGGTCCTGAAAGCGTGATAGGCCCTACTTGATCAATAAGAATGATCGggaacatgaaaaaatataaccATTGATTTAAGAtggaagaaataaaaaatgaaaggaAGTAACGAGAAGTATGCAGAtcatatgagtttttttttttttttttttttttttttttttttttttttNCAATAAATGTTATTCTCCAAACCATGGCCGTAATACGTATACACTTGTTCTATTGCACTGATAAATGATGCCCAAAGATCTGAAAACGAAGCCAAAAGAAGTAGGTTTGAAAAGCGAGTAAAGACGTTAAGATGTCTAGAGATTTCTTGTATTATTCGTTTACGCTTTATGTGTATACATACATGATACATAtgggtttttaaaatttaaaatacggATTATACTTGTGACCACAAGCGACGGGATGTGTGTAGTATGTGCAAGAAAATTGATGGTCGTGTTTTTCGGTGTTTGATGTCTAATAGTAACATGTGCTTTTGAGAACAACAATTGATGAAAAAATCTTGTCCCAACTGGGATATCCAAAGGGGTGGGGTAATTACAATGTACGGATGAGTATCCATTGATAGGTAATAGTTGAGCTCACGTAGTAGTATATATACACAACCCAAGGAACTTTTATTAATGATTCTGCTTCGAAATAATGGCGCAGTGCATGCACAGTGGCCGTTAGTCTTCAAGATATGGATGTGGTGCATGATGATCGTTTGCACCCAAGTCGTTACTAGTGAACTCAAAATCCATTCTACGGTACTTGCTCAACTCATCAAATGCTGCTTAATTCTTTTGTGCTTTCTTCCATATATcctccttggtttgccaagttGAGTGCATGATCTTATGAATAACCGAAAAATCCAACGTATTCTGATTAAGATTTTGATCTCGAGTGAATATGTAATATACCTGTGGTGTAACCTCTGGTGAAATAATATCTTCTTTTTCACctaacactacaagaaaaaaggcctacgacaacggtttttctccgttgttgtaggtcttttaaaaccgttgttagaagccctgtggttaaagggtgtgctcaaagacaacggtgaaaaaccgttgtcgtagacgtctaaagatgacggtgaaaaaccgttgtcgtaggtatacaaaatcgttgttaaaggtcatgtggttaaagaattcgctaaaagacaacggttttagagtgttgtggtagttacaatttgcgacggaaatcatagttaaccgtcgctaaaattagcgacggtcgtaattaaaatagtcgctaaagagcgacggttttatacaccgtcgctaaatttagcgacagtatttcttcaatttcgtcgctaatattagcgacggtgttttatgctttccgtcgctatttttgtcagtaaaataaaaaaaatttcagtcgaaaatattatattcttgattttaaaaatttattaaactttaaagaaaAAACGAAATTGAAATTGTGTaatggagaaaaattttaagtgttgtgaagtggtaaaaatttattaatttttaaagagaaaaacgaaattaaaattgtgtaagggagaaaattttgaaatgttgtgaagtggtatggtagaaaatggactgagggttgggatatttatataaccgtcgcaattagcgacagttattttttcaactgtcgccgcttcaaaattagcgacgcttttacaagaactgtcgctttatttagcaacggttatattaaactgtcgctaaatatagcgacggttaaatataaaccgtcgctaattatagatcggcgacggtttaccaaaacggtcgctaaatgtagcgacggttatacaaaaaccgtcgcgaaATTTATCGACTGTTCTCGTTAATtcgtcgctatatctacatcggcgacagttttacttaaaaccgtcgctaattttagcgacgggtatacttaaaccgtcgcaatatttaatttagcgacggttatacgcaatatttaatttagcgacggtatagtataaccgtcgctaattttaacgacagattttacttaggccgtcgcaaaatctaatattgataacaaaatttgtagaaaaaccagttgaaagacaacggtttgttcgtagcttgaagaaaaacgctaatacgacaacagtttaaaaaccgttgccgtagccaaaaaaaaaacgctaatagacaacggtttttaaaaaccgttgtcgtaggaaaaaaaaaaacgctcatagacaacggtttttaaaaccgttgtcgtagatatatcaaagacaacggttttaaagaaactgttgtctttgagcggatttttttaggttacgacaacggtttttgttaaaaccgttgttaaaagtaaaaagacaacggtttttgttaaaacagttgtctttgatgtattgttaaatacgatttttgttgtagtgtaaaTAGACTAGAGcctctgtaaaaaaaaatatcagaaacaTAGCATGCATTCTTGAGCAAATTTTGTGTTTAACGTAACGTGAAACAAATCgatgaaaattatgaaatcaGATGAGTGATGACATTTCAAGTATTGTATATTTTTTGTCGAGTAATATTTTTCACCTCTTGCGTAAACCAATATTCAACAACTTTGATGTATGTCAATTTATtcttaaattaagaaaatttatataatattttttaaaatatggcaATCTTTAGTGTGCTAtggataaattcaaagagtcaACACAGTAACATTGTTGATCGGATAAACCACACTAGACGGAACTTGTGTAGCATGGAATAACAAAGACAATAAATGATTAAACATATGATATATATCTTGTTAGTATTGTTTGATGGGCCATGATCAAATTGAAAAATAGTATACAGTGATGAATGAGTGAAACGTATAATTGAAGTTGACATATCCCATTAAGCATAAATTAATATGTTGGTAGGATTAATTTATACATAGATTAGGTTATGTAATGAAAATGGCCTTGAATATATATAATCGTTATtcccaaaattatatatttggcaGCATTGGATGCCAGAtttctgaaaagaaaaaaattaagcaaGCAATCAAACTCTCATGATAATCTTTATATACCTGATCTGAATTAATGTCTATTTTTcctatatataaattaaaatatagtttACCATATGCATGCAGCATGTACGTTCGAACTATACAATgtaaatatcaaaattgtatttGAGTTCGAATCCAAATTATTCTACaactatatttaaaataaactgaaGTAGTCCATAAACAAATTGTGAATAATGAGAGTGAAAATGGTCAACAGGATAAGAGGAAAAGATACTGGGTGGGGTCGGTCTTATCTCTTAAACGAGATACCTGGACACGTGGCAAAATCTAACAACCACCCAACGGGGTTGTGGGGGcacgtgtctgatcgtgacagTTTTGCTTTTCCACTCCCTTTTTGCAGGTGGAGTAGACCATCTGCCACGTGCAATTTCTTTGTCACATTACGACACCTTTTAattccctttttttttaatttaataattaacggtcaataaaataacttttctttcttctttttagtTTACGAGTAAATCGAACtttgtgtttgataaaattaatataatgttGTAAAGGCTAAGTAAGTGTAATTATTTATACACAAAAATCGAATTTATTAGATATATGCTTTATACAAGGTAAAATGTAAGTAAGTGAGAGCTGATCAAAAAATTTTAGAagaatcataaatttttttaatcaagtgAAGTTCAGAGTTGAATATATAATGGGAAAGTGAGAGCTGAGTTGGACTTGAAGCGTAAAGGTGTCTGCCTTTTCTTCAGTTGAATCAGATAGAAAATGATGAAATAGGCTAGTTGAAATCCAATAGAAAGATCCCCCACTGTCCACATAACAAATTTGTGGCTGCAAATTCATTTCCCATGCTGGCGTGGCACCCAACCAAACTTTCTCTACAAAAATCAAGTGACTCCAAACTTGTAGAGAAAACTGAAGGactacccaaaaaaaaaaaaaaaaaaaaaaNGCGAGAACTGATGTTGGAAATGATGAAAAAAGACCCTCAAATCAAGCTTTTCGGGAAGACCATTTGTTTTCATCCTGACATGATTGTTTCTGATTTTACAGAGCCTGATGTTCATGACCAGAAACTGGGCTTTTCGGCAACATCAACTTCACAAGACAGTCAAGTATGTGGTTTACTGCGTGAAAAGTTTGCAACATACTCACCATATATTGTGTGTTACGTGTTTGTGGCGAAATCTTGCTATTTAGGATCTTTTTAGAGGAACCCTTTTCTTGAGTATTGGAAAATTATGGTGGGTTGATTCTGTTTCGTAATCAAACGAAATAACTGGTTAAATATCTGAATTTGGGTATTGGTTTGGTTTTGTGGTATTCTGGTAAAGATTGGTGAGTTTCCCTTTCCACATGAACTTAATGAAGATCTCTTTGGAAGAGAAGAACTTACTGCTTTAGATTTGTTTTAAGATTTAGTATTCCTTACTATTCTCTGTTTTCTATTTTTCCTCTGGATCCTGTCTTTTCAGAGTCTTATATAGGCTTGAATCTTCTATTAATAGTTTCTTTCTTGAacgaaagaaagaaagaaaacgGTAATTCAGCTTCTGCAGCTGGATATGCTTATTAAACATGAAAAACAACAATATTAAAGGGAACTGTTTAAGTTTAGACATAGGTAGCATGTCTCGATCTTCTCAAATCAAGGAAATTCGTTGCCTCTCGGGTCTTGTCATTGTTATATACTTGTAAACCACGACTCTTATATAGATACTATTACTTTTAATAGAATGTCTCAGAAGGAGAACCAGCAAGGAATAAACAAGAGGGGGATTCAAACTATCCAACTAAAGTAGCTTTTGTAGAGACAGAGAAAGACTCGTTGTTATGCCCAAAAACTCCCAAGAAAAATGAACCAAGTGAGAGCAATGTCTCTCAGGAAAAGACACCGAGTAAGCCCGATAAAATACTTCCGTGCCCCAGGTGTAATAGCATGGAGACGAAGTTTTGTTACTACAACAATTACAATGTTAGCCAACCTCGGCATTTTTGCAAGAAGTGTCAGCGATATTGGACTGCTGGAGGAACGATGAGGAACGTGCCCGTGGGTTCAGGCAGACGCAAAACAAAAAATGCTTCTATTGCTAATTATAGTCATATCATGGTCTCAGATGCCCTCCAAAATGGGATACAGTTCCCTTCTTTGAAACAAAATGGCATCCTTGTCTTTGGATCAGATAGACCGTATGCTAAAGCTGTCGCCTCGCCTCTGAATCCTGCCGAAAGGTCACAAAATTGTGGTGGAAGTGAGTTTTTCGGTCAGACAAGTGGATCTTCTAGCACAACATCTAATTCCACGGTGAAGGGAATGGATGCTGACATTCAGGAATCGTGTTTTCCTCATATCTCTTGGTCTTGTCCTTTGAATTCTCCTCAGTGGATCCAGAACTCACCGGCTGCATTCGTCCCTCCTTGTTTTCCGGTCACTTTTTACGCAGCACCACCTTATTTTGGCTGCACCTCACCTAGTTCTTGGAATGTGCCATTAGTTTCCCCTCCACCTTCTTCTGGCGACTCCGGAATAAGCACAAGCCCGAGCACTTCAACTTTGGGGGACCATTCAAGAGATGGGACAGTTCTTAAACAATCAAACTCGGAAACCGAGGAGTTTTCAGTGAAAAAAACCGCAGATACACGAGTGCTGATTCCCAAGACCCTGAGGATTGATGATCCAAACGAAGCCGCCAAAAGCTCTATATGGTCAACATTAGGCATCAAGAAACGGGAAATCGATTCAAACAACGGGGAAAGAACTTTATTCAAGTCCTTTCAGTCAAAGGGGGATAGTAAccgtaatataaataatttgacCCTTGTGTTGCAAGCAAATCCGGCTGCCTTGTCGCGATCGTTTAACTTCCGTGAGAGCGCCAAATGCGAGTAATTTTTGTGTAAAAGTTTGTAGGTCATCAGCACCAGGAGGAGTTTGTCAAAAGTTTCCACAACATCAGCACCAGAAGGATAAGGAAAATGTGCATCTTTCTGGGCCAGAATCGCGTTCTGATTTCAACACTTTGACAAGAATGGATTCTTAGTGGTGACGATGTCACATTTGGTTCCGACATCTATCGCAATTTTGTGTTTTGGTCTGTATTGTTATATAGAATGAAATAGGTAAAACATAATCTGTTCAGATCTAAATAATGTTGGACTTTTGTTATTCTTGTTGAATATTTGTATCACAGACATGATATGATGTTGGGGATAACACATCGAAGAGAATTAGAACTAAAAGTTGCCTCAGTCTTGGAGCTTGGTACTGAATTATGAAGAAAGGTGCCATTTTGCAAAGTTTGGTCTTCGGTCCCTATTTACTGAAACTAATAAAAGTACAAAACCCGCCTCTTTTAATCGATATTACGAGAAATATGTAAAATCAAGAGTCATCACCACAAGCAAGGGAACATAAATTTCATTATTAGATCGCGTGCGTTTCTCTCGGATTTTATGAGAATTATTATTTGGTGTGAAATTCGCACTATACAGAAAGAAAAGGCCTCGAATGCAAAGAACAAACATTTCATTATTTGAAATTCGCACTATACAGAAAGAAATGAGTCATTTTTCAACCGCGTGAAAAAAGGACTGTTTGTGATagggtcgggtcgggtcgaaTTAAATATGTGCTTCTCAACATATGGACAGGTCGAGACACGAGAGATACTTCGATGCCACTGGATAGCCACACATTTTTATTAGTTGTTGATGGGACCCACCCTAAGCATTCATTATTTTTGTTCATctattctttttccttttttcttcctttttttttattatactctgtcattttcataaaaagaaatcaatttcttcatacatttttctaaaaaataaattaaataatctttttttatctttaatgtTTGTCTTTTTACTATTTTGATCATacatgttatcaaatttcaattttatttcactatttttgttttttttcaactttttccGACTTAACGCTGACGTGTACGATGTCATATCAGTATTAGTAAtgaaaaatgcttaaaattaccaaaactcaaaaaatcAATGACTAAATCTGAAGTTTGATAACATAGAATACTAAAATCACAAAGTGGCAAAATTATACgaccaaaattataattttctcgtaaattaaattaaaacaatttaaaaaggTTGTAGCTAGAATTGGGACATTGAAAACaaggaaaataaatattttttattggacaaatcaaaaaatattatagtaaTGAGAACTTATTTGCAATTTTAATCatctatgttgtcaaatttcattttttttttcttttaattctttttatcaattttaattttttcatcgGGATGTGATAATAGTGTTGATTGTTTATGTGACACTACACATGTCAGCGAAAAAATAGTGTTTGGGAAAACGACTAAAATTTCCACTCAAAAAAGACGATAGATTacaactgaaatttgataatatttttataccaaaattgcAAAGACAAACATACAAGACCAAAAAACACACTCTTAGGTTGTTTTTGTATAAAAAGATTGGATTTGGAgagagatatatatattttaagatgAATTTGAAAAGCAGATTTTAAATGACATTTATCTTGATTAgattttaaatatatcataatcatCATTGCATTTAAATACGTTAAGGgagaatgaatttgaaattc
This window of the Primulina huaijiensis isolate GDHJ02 chromosome 3, ASM1229523v2, whole genome shotgun sequence genome carries:
- the LOC140974546 gene encoding cyclic dof factor 1-like, which codes for MLEMMKKDPQIKLFGKTICFHPDMIVSDFTEPDVHDQKLGFSATSTSQDSQNVSEGEPARNKQEGDSNYPTKVAFVETEKDSLLCPKTPKKNEPSESNVSQEKTPSKPDKILPCPRCNSMETKFCYYNNYNVSQPRHFCKKCQRYWTAGGTMRNVPVGSGRRKTKNASIANYSHIMVSDALQNGIQFPSLKQNGILVFGSDRPYAKAVASPLNPAERSQNCGGSEFFGQTSGSSSTTSNSTVKGMDADIQESCFPHISWSCPLNSPQWIQNSPAAFVPPCFPVTFYAAPPYFGCTSPSSWNVPLVSPPPSSGDSGISTSPSTSTLGDHSRDGTVLKQSNSETEEFSVKKTADTRVLIPKTLRIDDPNEAAKSSIWSTLGIKKREIDSNNGERTLFKSFQSKGDSNRNINNLTLVLQANPAALSRSFNFRESAKCE